The proteins below come from a single Eubacterium limosum genomic window:
- a CDS encoding sensor domain-containing protein has product MAEKKMNETIEKNIYDVALRNIYDELYELNVTRNRYRIIYHVENKYVTPPEEGILADAVADVSAHMIHPEDSKRFLEFFDLDKIHVALESGKGSVIGEFRKLWVDGSFHWASLTVFPAVDYGGEDEILLCFIMDIDYKKQMEAVEKENESLQKKQIDDERYRLVIEQTNTLVFEWIIETDQRYYAPEFSEIFMGSYDGRDIKEIWLNDEVVHPKDIEVLKQKMNMEAISNGQVEMEIRLCNKKGRYIWCKIVFNVLYNEDGSIKRVIGTLNNIDESKRAHETLKYRAEFDRLTGIYNINTFYAQAERLVKDYPDQKFAVVRLDVNRFKFINDLHGREEGNRLLRFMATVISANMGPLDAFGRMNSDVFCLCMSYASGNPLLERIKKILKEINQFSESYQVMPSCGICIVKDRDTQMSILCDWANLAQKTIKGSQIKQWAFYDKKLRAKQLEEQRIENEMDEALNKRQFKVFLQPKHNVQNGAVIGAEALVRWDHPERGFLTPCRFIPLFERNGFIIKLDEYVWEETCRIVKSWLDRGMEAVPVSVNVSRVQVYNPNFYKKLLHIIRRYDIPKELLEVELTESSFVENTVDLYRGMERLREEGISFSMDDFGSGYSSLNMLKNVPVNTIKLDREFFNESVATQKGKTIIEHTIGMINDLKLQVIAEGVETGDQVGFLNDCGCLAAQGYYYSRPMPVEEFEERFLKENI; this is encoded by the coding sequence ATGGCAGAAAAAAAGATGAATGAAACCATTGAAAAGAATATTTACGATGTAGCTTTGCGCAATATTTACGATGAGCTTTATGAATTGAATGTTACAAGGAACCGTTATCGCATTATCTACCATGTGGAGAATAAATATGTGACGCCGCCGGAAGAAGGTATTCTGGCAGATGCCGTTGCCGATGTGTCAGCGCACATGATCCACCCGGAGGATTCGAAACGGTTTTTGGAATTTTTTGACCTTGATAAAATACACGTAGCCTTGGAATCTGGAAAGGGCAGCGTTATCGGTGAGTTCCGCAAACTATGGGTGGACGGGAGCTTTCACTGGGCTTCACTGACCGTTTTTCCGGCGGTCGATTATGGCGGGGAGGATGAGATCCTGCTCTGCTTTATCATGGATATCGACTATAAAAAACAGATGGAAGCCGTTGAAAAGGAAAACGAGAGCCTCCAGAAAAAACAGATAGACGACGAGCGCTACCGTCTGGTCATTGAGCAGACCAATACCCTGGTGTTTGAGTGGATCATTGAGACGGATCAGCGTTACTATGCGCCTGAATTTTCAGAAATATTCATGGGCAGCTATGACGGCCGGGATATCAAGGAAATCTGGCTTAACGACGAAGTGGTCCATCCCAAGGATATTGAAGTGCTAAAGCAGAAAATGAATATGGAAGCCATCAGTAACGGCCAGGTGGAAATGGAGATACGCCTGTGCAATAAGAAAGGGCGGTACATCTGGTGTAAGATTGTCTTTAATGTACTTTATAATGAGGATGGCAGCATCAAGCGGGTGATCGGCACCCTGAACAATATCGACGAATCCAAGCGGGCTCACGAAACCCTGAAATACCGAGCAGAGTTTGATCGGCTGACTGGTATTTATAATATCAATACCTTTTATGCGCAGGCCGAAAGACTGGTCAAGGATTATCCAGACCAAAAATTTGCTGTGGTGCGGCTGGATGTCAACCGCTTTAAATTTATTAACGATCTGCACGGGCGTGAGGAGGGCAATCGACTGCTCAGGTTTATGGCAACGGTTATTTCGGCCAATATGGGGCCTTTGGATGCCTTTGGGCGGATGAACAGCGATGTGTTCTGCCTTTGCATGTCTTATGCTTCAGGCAATCCTCTGCTCGAGCGCATAAAGAAGATCCTGAAAGAGATCAACCAGTTTTCTGAGAGCTACCAGGTCATGCCCTCCTGCGGAATCTGCATTGTGAAAGACCGTGATACCCAGATGAGTATCCTCTGCGACTGGGCAAACCTGGCCCAGAAAACCATCAAGGGAAGCCAGATCAAGCAATGGGCCTTTTATGATAAAAAGCTGAGAGCCAAACAGCTTGAGGAGCAGCGAATCGAAAATGAAATGGATGAGGCGCTTAATAAACGCCAGTTCAAAGTATTCCTCCAGCCGAAGCATAATGTGCAGAACGGCGCGGTGATCGGCGCTGAGGCGCTGGTGCGGTGGGACCATCCCGAGAGGGGGTTCCTGACACCATGCCGCTTCATCCCGCTTTTTGAACGCAACGGTTTTATCATCAAGCTGGACGAATATGTCTGGGAAGAGACCTGCCGGATCGTCAAATCCTGGCTGGACAGGGGAATGGAAGCAGTTCCGGTGTCGGTTAATGTGTCCAGAGTGCAGGTGTATAACCCGAATTTTTATAAAAAGCTGCTGCATATTATCCGCCGCTACGATATTCCCAAGGAGCTTCTGGAGGTCGAACTGACCGAGAGCAGCTTTGTGGAGAACACTGTAGACCTGTACCGTGGCATGGAGCGGCTGAGAGAGGAAGGAATTTCCTTTTCAATGGATGACTTTGGATCAGGCTATTCCTCACTCAATATGCTTAAAAATGTACCGGTCAACACCATTAAGCTGGATCGTGAATTCTTTAACGAGAGTGTGGCGACCCAGAAGGGCAAGACCATCATTGAGCATACCATCGGCATGATTAATGATCTGAAACTTCAGGTCATTGCCGAGGGTGTAGAGACGGGAGACCAGGTGGGTTTCCTGAATGATTGCGGGTGTTTGGCAGCTCAGGGCTATTATTATTCCAGACCCATGCCGGTAGAAGAGTTTGAAGAACGATTTTTAAAAGAGAACATCTAA
- a CDS encoding carbohydrate-binding domain-containing protein, translating to MKKTSILLLAFIPLFILLLILTAGCTARTETSSGASATAAGYDAEDYDTDYSDENPQTVTLNGSGIDFSGDGATVNGSTLTITGAGAYVLSGTLNDGSIVIDADKNATVRLVLKDAHITSGSGAAIYSKQAGKTLVTLEAGTQNSLADSASRDSADTEAPSAALYVQDDLTINGGGALSVTGSYNDAITSKDDLKIMSGSITIASSADDGIVGRDATKIAGGTITINAAGDGIKSTNDEDTAKGTIQIDGGTFDITAGADGIQAENSLTINGGTFSLATGGGSTNSSDKAGTAGNTWGSWQQSPQTASDDTSDTTQSAKALKAGNAIVINAGTYHIDSSDDSIHADGTIDIKDGAFNLSSGDDGIHADTSLTIDGGTFDITKSYEGLESMSITLNGGKGSIVASDDGINAAGGDGSSQNGRPGQNPMESASVDDGSIVLNINGGNWAINAGGDGLDSNASINQTGGTVTIDGPTDGGNGALDYDGTYNLTGGTLIAAGSSGMLQTPSSSSAQNSISLTFNTAQTAGTAISLKDANGQEIASYTPAKAFQNIIISTPDILTGSTYTLTKGGADLTTVTPSTSVTSIAEDGSTYNSGMGGGPGGTHPGESAPQDMQGGQTPQDRPGN from the coding sequence ATGAAAAAAACAAGTATTTTGCTTTTAGCCTTTATTCCTCTCTTTATCCTCCTGCTGATCCTCACAGCCGGCTGTACTGCCAGGACTGAAACGTCATCCGGCGCAAGCGCCACGGCTGCTGGCTATGACGCGGAGGACTATGACACGGATTACAGTGATGAAAACCCCCAGACTGTTACCCTTAACGGCAGCGGCATTGATTTTTCCGGCGACGGCGCCACCGTAAACGGCAGCACCCTCACCATCACAGGGGCTGGGGCCTATGTACTCTCCGGCACTTTAAATGATGGCAGCATCGTCATAGACGCTGACAAAAACGCCACAGTCCGTCTTGTACTCAAGGACGCCCACATCACCTCGGGCAGCGGTGCGGCTATCTACAGCAAGCAGGCCGGCAAAACTCTCGTTACCCTGGAAGCCGGCACCCAGAACAGCCTGGCAGACAGTGCGTCCCGGGACAGCGCGGATACAGAAGCGCCAAGCGCCGCCCTTTATGTGCAGGATGACCTGACCATCAACGGCGGCGGAGCCTTATCAGTGACTGGCAGCTACAATGACGCCATCACCTCAAAGGACGACCTGAAAATCATGTCGGGCAGCATCACCATTGCCTCCTCGGCAGACGACGGCATTGTGGGGCGCGACGCCACCAAAATTGCGGGCGGCACCATCACCATCAACGCTGCCGGCGACGGTATCAAGTCCACCAATGATGAGGATACCGCCAAGGGTACCATCCAGATTGATGGCGGCACCTTTGACATTACCGCAGGCGCTGATGGTATCCAGGCTGAAAACAGCCTGACCATTAACGGCGGCACCTTTAGCCTGGCCACAGGCGGCGGGAGCACCAACAGCAGCGATAAGGCCGGAACCGCGGGCAACACCTGGGGCAGCTGGCAGCAATCGCCCCAGACCGCTTCTGACGACACCAGCGACACGACCCAGAGCGCAAAGGCTCTGAAGGCCGGAAACGCCATTGTCATCAACGCCGGCACCTATCACATTGACTCGTCTGACGACTCGATCCACGCAGATGGCACCATCGACATTAAGGACGGTGCCTTTAATCTGAGCTCCGGTGATGACGGTATCCACGCTGACACCTCCCTGACCATAGATGGCGGTACCTTTGATATCACCAAATCCTATGAAGGCCTTGAAAGTATGAGCATTACCCTGAACGGCGGTAAGGGCAGCATTGTGGCGAGCGATGACGGCATCAACGCCGCGGGCGGCGACGGCTCCTCACAAAATGGGCGTCCGGGGCAGAACCCCATGGAAAGCGCCAGCGTGGACGACGGCTCCATTGTGCTGAACATTAATGGCGGTAACTGGGCCATCAACGCCGGTGGTGACGGACTGGATTCCAACGCCTCCATCAACCAGACTGGCGGCACAGTCACCATTGATGGGCCCACCGATGGCGGCAACGGCGCGCTGGATTACGACGGCACCTATAATCTGACCGGCGGCACCCTGATCGCGGCAGGCAGCTCCGGTATGCTCCAGACACCATCGTCCAGCTCTGCTCAGAACAGCATCTCACTGACCTTTAACACCGCCCAGACAGCTGGCACAGCCATCAGCCTGAAGGATGCAAATGGGCAGGAAATCGCGAGCTACACCCCAGCCAAGGCATTTCAGAATATCATCATCAGCACGCCGGATATCCTGACAGGGTCTACCTATACCCTGACAAAAGGCGGCGCAGACCTGACCACAGTGACACCCTCCACCTCAGTCACGAGCATTGCCGAGGACGGCAGCACCTACAACAGTGGTATGGGCGGTGGCCCTGGCGGCACCCATCCCGGAGAAAGCGCCCCGCAGGATATGCAGGGCGGACAGACGCCACAGGACAGGCCAGGAAATTAA
- a CDS encoding DUF4956 domain-containing protein, with the protein MFTTIIDTATTGQMTISTALICTFVSLILGLVIALVYMAHGTYSKNFVITLALLPAMVQIVIMLVNGNLGTSVAVLGAFSLIRFRSVPGSSREISSIFFSMAVGLATGTGYVVFAAVITIIISLVMLILCRSPFGEHKPLDKELRITIPENLDYSEIFDDIFSAYTKKVSLERVKTTNLGSMYELSYHIVLKRAEDEKALIDAIRCRNGNLTVICGRPQTVSEAL; encoded by the coding sequence TTGTTTACAACAATCATAGACACTGCCACCACCGGCCAGATGACCATCAGCACTGCGCTCATCTGTACCTTTGTGTCCCTTATCCTGGGACTTGTCATCGCTTTGGTTTACATGGCCCACGGCACCTATTCCAAAAATTTTGTCATTACGCTGGCTCTTCTACCTGCCATGGTGCAGATTGTCATCATGCTGGTCAACGGCAACCTGGGCACAAGCGTGGCGGTGCTCGGCGCCTTCAGCCTGATCCGCTTCCGCTCAGTTCCAGGAAGCTCCCGGGAGATCAGCAGCATCTTTTTTTCCATGGCTGTAGGGCTGGCCACAGGCACTGGCTACGTGGTGTTCGCGGCGGTCATCACCATCATCATCAGCCTGGTCATGCTCATCCTCTGCCGCTCGCCCTTTGGCGAACACAAGCCTCTTGACAAGGAGCTGCGCATCACCATCCCTGAAAACTTGGACTATTCTGAAATCTTCGATGATATTTTCAGCGCTTACACAAAAAAAGTGTCTCTGGAACGCGTCAAAACCACTAATCTTGGCAGTATGTATGAGCTTTCATATCATATTGTCCTGAAACGGGCTGAGGATGAAAAAGCGCTCATCGACGCCATCCGCTGCCGCAACGGTAACCTCACTGTAATCTGCGGACGGCCCCAGACTGTTTCCGAGGCCCTTTAG
- a CDS encoding polyphosphate polymerase domain-containing protein translates to MNTLSQSNSVFQRIEKKYHLSGEKYWSLIQALKPYMQMDEYGRHTICNIYYDTPHYDLIRHSIEKPPYKEKLRLRSYGVPGQEDTVYIEIKKKWQRTVYKRRAAMPLNQAEAWLNHGLRPSLDSQILREIDYFMAFYKPVPKLFLAYDRIACYGIENSDIRITFDANIRSRESDLSLALGDNGVSLLDSKEILMEIKIPDAMPLWLSGMLSELKIYPASFSKYGSIYKRKLITERRNPACLQQS, encoded by the coding sequence ATGAACACACTCAGTCAGAGCAACAGCGTTTTCCAAAGGATCGAGAAAAAATACCATCTGTCCGGCGAAAAATACTGGTCACTCATACAGGCTCTAAAGCCCTATATGCAGATGGACGAATACGGACGCCACACTATCTGCAATATTTACTACGACACTCCCCACTACGACCTGATCCGCCATTCTATCGAGAAGCCCCCCTACAAGGAGAAGCTGCGTCTGCGCAGCTATGGTGTTCCCGGCCAGGAGGACACTGTCTATATTGAAATCAAGAAAAAATGGCAGCGCACCGTTTACAAGCGCCGTGCCGCCATGCCTCTGAACCAGGCCGAGGCTTGGCTCAACCACGGCCTGCGCCCAAGCCTTGACAGCCAGATTCTCCGGGAGATCGACTATTTCATGGCTTTTTACAAGCCCGTTCCCAAGCTCTTTCTGGCTTATGACCGCATCGCCTGCTACGGTATCGAAAACAGCGATATCCGCATTACCTTTGACGCCAATATCCGCAGCCGTGAGTCTGATCTGAGCCTTGCCTTAGGCGATAACGGCGTATCCCTGCTCGACTCGAAAGAGATTCTCATGGAGATCAAGATTCCTGATGCCATGCCGCTCTGGCTGAGCGGTATGCTCTCAGAGCTTAAAATCTACCCTGCATCCTTTTCCAAATACGGCAGCATCTACAAGCGCAAACTTATAACCGAAAGGAGGAACCCCGCTTGTTTACAACAATCATAG
- a CDS encoding GNAT family N-acetyltransferase, with protein MQIELNDLLIRDFHRKDAKLLHSIVRESEIVKFMKDWSENAKNPEDLYGFIDWLQTKKASTDIFENKRYAIVLKKTDELIGMVGMGIEDTLNEVEVAYFMSEKYQHKGYTKQAVTAIVNWCFQVSDVPYLILTIDCANTPSCKLADSCGFELFEKRTPIGHIQPNMESDSYYYYRIYRK; from the coding sequence ATGCAGATAGAGTTAAATGATCTATTAATCAGGGATTTTCATCGAAAAGATGCTAAGCTTCTCCATAGCATTGTGCGCGAAAGTGAGATTGTTAAGTTTATGAAAGATTGGTCTGAGAATGCTAAGAATCCTGAAGATTTGTATGGATTTATTGATTGGCTGCAAACAAAGAAAGCGTCAACTGATATTTTTGAAAACAAACGATATGCTATTGTGTTAAAAAAAACAGATGAACTAATTGGAATGGTCGGTATGGGAATTGAAGACACATTAAATGAAGTTGAGGTTGCATACTTTATGAGTGAGAAGTATCAACACAAAGGCTATACAAAACAGGCAGTAACTGCTATTGTTAATTGGTGTTTTCAAGTGTCGGATGTTCCCTATTTAATTTTAACAATCGACTGTGCAAATACACCTTCCTGCAAGCTGGCAGATAGCTGCGGTTTTGAATTATTTGAAAAAAGAACTCCTATTGGGCATATACAACCTAATATGGAAAGCGATAGTTATTATTACTATCGTATATACAGAAAATGA
- a CDS encoding EamA family transporter — protein sequence MPLLRHKGAAYGVLLAASSAVATGTFGVFLNYFDSLGISENAMSTFTPLAVLSFYLIYTLVTQPKVLRLPRKLFYFTLIVCSGMIASPIYIYTSIRSFNTLPIAVASLLDFSNAIVLVFLMRIFFKSKITREKLIACVIAIFGMALVLNLFSTHVSDITTIGIFWGLANCFSLAFAYLFDYFHISNGVSYLAYLVYSNAMGLIVFSFKTTPAEVFREFAAAAPSGGLTMWLMLLGYFAVLVISYGTIAVSYNYIEASTASLTFVLEPTTAALLGFLVLSQHLGSLQIVGMVIAVGAIVYMQYTGDKADEVQAKQNEKKKVVQNE from the coding sequence ATGCCTCTTCTCAGACATAAAGGCGCCGCTTACGGCGTCCTGCTGGCCGCTTCCTCCGCGGTAGCTACTGGTACCTTTGGTGTGTTTTTGAACTATTTTGACAGCCTTGGCATTTCCGAAAACGCCATGTCGACTTTTACGCCGCTGGCTGTCTTATCCTTCTACCTTATCTACACCCTTGTTACACAGCCAAAGGTTCTCAGGCTGCCCAGGAAGCTGTTCTACTTTACCCTCATTGTGTGCAGCGGAATGATCGCGTCGCCTATCTATATCTATACCTCGATCCGGTCTTTTAACACGCTGCCCATCGCTGTCGCCTCGCTGTTGGATTTCTCGAACGCCATTGTTCTGGTTTTCCTGATGCGTATCTTCTTTAAATCGAAGATCACCAGGGAAAAGCTGATCGCCTGCGTCATTGCCATTTTCGGTATGGCGCTGGTGCTCAATCTTTTCAGCACTCATGTCAGCGATATTACAACCATTGGTATTTTCTGGGGGCTGGCCAACTGTTTCAGCTTAGCTTTTGCCTACCTTTTTGATTATTTTCACATTTCAAACGGCGTTTCCTACCTGGCGTACCTGGTCTATTCCAACGCCATGGGTCTCATTGTTTTTTCCTTTAAGACCACGCCAGCCGAGGTATTCCGGGAATTTGCGGCCGCCGCCCCTTCAGGCGGCCTGACCATGTGGCTCATGCTGCTCGGCTACTTTGCCGTTTTGGTCATCTCCTATGGAACCATCGCCGTTTCTTACAATTATATCGAAGCCTCAACGGCTTCCCTGACCTTTGTCCTTGAACCCACCACGGCCGCGCTTTTGGGCTTTCTAGTCCTGAGCCAGCATCTCGGCTCCCTCCAAATCGTCGGGATGGTCATTGCCGTAGGCGCCATTGTCTATATGCAGTATACTGGTGACAAGGCAGATGAAGTCCAGGCAAAACAGAATGAAAAGAAAAAAGTGGTTCAAAACGAGTGA
- a CDS encoding EamA family transporter → MDAKKRKGVGFGIFLACSSAVATGTFGIFLHYLSVFGLSDDTVTLIGPVFMFIAFLLIALIKDRRLLLAPKKLYYFTMIAVSGFILYPLYNFTYVRVFANLPMAIASLFHFSNSIVLVFLMRILFKQKITKEKLICCVLAIVGIMLVLQVISFGAVAPDSSVPITSMGIFWGVAVACALAFVYSIDYFHISHDVPVITTQIYACLCSSIILLITSNPAAVGQNIMESISANGAVVIVVALVYCAVLMWSYYSITACYNYIDASYGALTFVLEPSVAAILGFIILHETLTPLQMLGIAIAVCAIVYMQYSEGKREKAELAAQTESVDLTQDSANANPEVDVE, encoded by the coding sequence ATGGACGCAAAGAAAAGAAAAGGCGTCGGGTTTGGTATCTTTCTGGCGTGCAGCTCCGCGGTTGCGACTGGTACCTTTGGCATCTTTCTGCACTACCTGTCGGTCTTTGGACTCAGCGATGATACGGTTACCCTCATCGGCCCGGTATTCATGTTTATTGCTTTTTTACTGATCGCGCTCATCAAGGACCGCAGGCTGCTCCTCGCGCCAAAAAAGCTGTATTATTTTACGATGATCGCGGTCAGCGGCTTTATTTTATACCCACTGTATAATTTTACCTATGTGCGTGTATTCGCCAACCTGCCCATGGCCATCGCCTCCCTGTTCCACTTCTCAAATTCCATCGTTTTGGTATTTTTGATGCGGATTCTGTTTAAGCAGAAGATCACCAAAGAAAAACTGATCTGCTGTGTGCTGGCCATTGTCGGCATCATGCTGGTGCTCCAGGTCATTAGCTTCGGCGCTGTAGCTCCGGATAGCAGTGTCCCAATCACGAGCATGGGGATCTTCTGGGGTGTGGCTGTTGCATGTGCCCTGGCGTTTGTCTATTCCATCGACTATTTCCATATCAGCCATGATGTACCGGTTATCACTACTCAGATTTATGCCTGCCTGTGCAGCTCCATCATCCTGCTGATCACCTCTAATCCAGCGGCTGTCGGTCAGAACATCATGGAATCTATTTCCGCAAACGGCGCCGTCGTCATTGTGGTTGCCCTTGTCTACTGCGCAGTGCTCATGTGGTCTTACTACTCCATTACGGCCTGTTATAATTATATCGACGCCTCCTACGGCGCGCTCACCTTTGTTCTGGAACCCAGTGTTGCAGCCATTCTAGGCTTCATTATCCTGCACGAAACACTGACGCCGCTCCAGATGCTGGGGATCGCCATTGCAGTTTGCGCCATTGTCTATATGCAATACTCCGAGGGCAAACGCGAAAAGGCTGAGCTTGCCGCCCAGACCGAGTCCGTAGATCTCACTCAGGATTCTGCAAATGCGAACCCTGAAGTTGACGTCGAATAG
- a CDS encoding trimethylamine methyltransferase family protein produces the protein MNFTYEPLTKKQIEDVHQATLDVLEKCGVEMCDERAHEIFKKHGATVEGNIIKIPPKVVEDCMKLAPRSFILDAANPDRSVNIGATDRPLIAPNATSPFIIDEEFKRRKVNFDDMRNFFKLSQSSSCVDIGGQLIVFPTDNCTYKEGVITAIYEYFLHMDKPMNLCSVDRNTIDMTMEMMHLLTEKEGGYPLFASLSPISPLRFDEELLDGLFYAAEKNQVMEVTPCSAAGLTGPITGIDNVVLTNAENVAMFTLIQLINPGLPVVYSTYTCITDMRTLQLCTGASESIKMCAMARQMAGYYEVPFDMPSGSTDAKNCDVQAALEATTAIMNAFAAKLDIAMFMLGSLDSFNSANYRKFILDEEIIKHVQAYIKPAKDMNIDKTVDLITEVGQHGTYVKHKNTLRNYRKEHSFPDFGVRSTYEEYVIENKDITQRIDDQLKKRMDSYVAPEIPEDKKVKMKEIFEKYLH, from the coding sequence ATGAATTTTACTTATGAACCCCTGACTAAAAAACAGATCGAAGACGTTCATCAGGCTACCCTGGATGTGCTGGAAAAATGCGGCGTTGAAATGTGCGACGAACGCGCCCATGAAATTTTCAAAAAACACGGTGCAACGGTTGAAGGCAATATCATCAAGATTCCGCCAAAGGTTGTTGAAGATTGTATGAAGCTTGCTCCGAGATCCTTCATACTGGATGCGGCCAACCCGGACCGCTCTGTCAATATCGGCGCGACCGACCGTCCCCTCATCGCTCCGAACGCTACCTCCCCCTTTATCATCGACGAAGAGTTCAAACGCCGTAAAGTCAATTTTGATGACATGCGCAATTTCTTCAAGCTGTCCCAGAGCAGCAGCTGTGTCGATATCGGTGGGCAGCTGATCGTATTCCCGACAGATAACTGCACCTACAAGGAAGGCGTTATCACCGCCATCTATGAATACTTCCTGCACATGGACAAACCCATGAACCTGTGCTCTGTTGACCGCAATACCATTGATATGACCATGGAAATGATGCACCTGCTCACAGAAAAGGAAGGCGGCTATCCTCTGTTCGCATCCTTATCTCCGATTTCTCCGCTTCGCTTTGACGAAGAACTGCTGGACGGTTTGTTCTACGCAGCCGAAAAGAATCAGGTCATGGAGGTTACTCCCTGCTCTGCCGCCGGCCTGACAGGCCCGATCACTGGCATCGACAACGTGGTTCTGACCAATGCGGAAAACGTGGCCATGTTTACACTGATCCAGCTCATTAATCCGGGCCTGCCAGTGGTTTACTCCACCTATACCTGTATCACAGACATGCGTACCCTTCAGCTCTGCACCGGCGCTTCTGAAAGTATTAAGATGTGCGCCATGGCCCGCCAGATGGCCGGATACTATGAAGTGCCCTTTGATATGCCGTCCGGAAGCACCGACGCCAAAAACTGCGACGTTCAGGCTGCCCTCGAAGCGACGACTGCCATCATGAATGCCTTTGCCGCCAAGCTGGATATCGCCATGTTTATGCTGGGCAGCCTTGACAGCTTCAACAGCGCCAACTATCGCAAATTCATTCTGGACGAAGAGATCATCAAGCATGTCCAGGCTTATATCAAGCCGGCCAAGGATATGAATATTGATAAAACTGTTGACCTGATCACCGAGGTTGGGCAGCACGGCACCTATGTCAAACATAAAAATACGCTGCGCAACTACCGCAAAGAACACAGCTTCCCGGATTTCGGCGTCCGCAGTACCTACGAAGAATATGTTATCGAAAACAAGGATATCACGCAGCGCATCGACGATCAGCTAAAGAAACGGATGGACTCTTACGTTGCGCCTGAAATTCCAGAAGATAAAAAAGTCAAAATGAAGGAAATCTTTGAAAAATATTTACACTAA
- a CDS encoding DMT family transporter yields the protein MKLFKNRKPMVGILLGCAGAVTTGIFGIFFSYFDFIGLSESGRTILTPFFVFICFFSVALVKNPKSLILKNKLLYLTTICLSGGLLYSTYNFAYVKAIESLPLAITSLFNFSNAVVLVLLMRLFFKEKITAKKVICCLISLVGILFVLEIFSGGDGDITTIGIFWGVSVTVSLAFAYTIDYFHIQKEIPFYVVQTYTCLGAMIVYSFNYSVWDLFKEMGSITVQHGAVLWLVLLLYFVNVAISYGATTASYNFIDASYTSMTYVLEPTVAATAGFFLYGQRLSAVQIIGMVISVSAIVYMQYIESKGEG from the coding sequence ATGAAGCTTTTTAAAAACAGGAAACCCATGGTAGGGATTCTTTTGGGCTGTGCTGGCGCTGTTACAACCGGTATCTTTGGCATCTTTTTTAGCTATTTTGATTTCATTGGTCTCAGTGAGAGCGGCCGGACGATTTTAACGCCCTTCTTCGTATTCATATGCTTTTTCTCAGTGGCACTGGTCAAGAATCCTAAAAGCCTGATCCTAAAAAATAAGCTTTTGTACCTGACAACTATCTGCCTGAGCGGTGGGCTTTTGTACTCCACTTACAATTTTGCTTATGTAAAAGCCATTGAAAGCCTGCCCCTGGCCATCACCTCACTGTTTAACTTTTCCAATGCCGTGGTGCTGGTGCTTCTGATGCGTTTGTTTTTTAAAGAAAAAATTACAGCTAAAAAGGTAATCTGCTGTCTGATCAGCCTGGTTGGAATCCTGTTTGTTCTTGAGATATTCTCAGGGGGAGACGGCGACATTACAACCATCGGTATTTTCTGGGGCGTCTCAGTGACGGTGAGCCTGGCTTTTGCCTATACCATCGACTATTTTCATATACAGAAAGAGATCCCCTTTTATGTGGTCCAGACCTATACCTGTCTGGGGGCCATGATTGTCTACTCCTTTAATTATTCGGTTTGGGATCTTTTTAAGGAGATGGGTAGTATTACCGTCCAGCACGGCGCTGTGCTGTGGCTTGTGCTGCTGCTGTACTTTGTCAATGTCGCCATTTCTTACGGCGCCACCACAGCGTCCTATAATTTTATCGACGCGTCCTATACCTCCATGACTTACGTCCTGGAGCCGACCGTCGCGGCCACAGCGGGGTTCTTTCTCTATGGACAGAGGCTTTCAGCAGTTCAGATCATCGGGATGGTCATATCCGTCAGCGCCATTGTCTATATGCAGTATATTGAGAGCAAAGGCGAAGGGTAG